The sequence AACCTAGTCCATGCCAGCTtccaaaaaccagaaaatattttagttagCTTCATTCTTTGATGCCTCATCAAAATTTTCTACGAGATCTGGAACATCATCATCCTCTTCATCAATGTCTTCTGGTTTTGGTGCTTTGCTATCCAACACTTGCCGGGGGAACTGTTCAGCTAACTTCCTAAGACTTGTTAAGCTGTCAGCACCAAGCTGACTTAATATTCCAGGGAGCATTTCTGTGATTGGTTTGGCTTCTGCATGACCGGTAATTGCAAAGGTGTTAGCAGAGAGGGAAGCTTGGACCTTTGGATTGTTGAAATGAATAACTGTCCCATCATCTTTAATCATGTTCACCTCTTCAATTCCAGCTATATTGTTCACAGCCAGTTTTTTTAGAGAACTCTGAAGCTTTTTGTCATCAGCTGTAGCTGTTCTATGTACCACCTTCTTCTTTCTGCGAGCTGTACC is a genomic window of Choloepus didactylus isolate mChoDid1 chromosome X, mChoDid1.pri, whole genome shotgun sequence containing:
- the LOC119523065 gene encoding transcription factor BTF3 homolog 4 isoform X2 encodes the protein MIKDDGTVIHFNNPKVQASLSANTFAITGHAEAKPITEMLPGILSQLGADSLTSLRKLAEQFPRQVLDSKAPKPEDIDEEDDDVPDLVENFDEASKNEAN
- the LOC119523065 gene encoding transcription factor BTF3 homolog 4 isoform X1, whose translation is MNQEKLAKLQAQVRIGGKGTARRKKKVVHRTATADDKKLQSSLKKLAVNNIAGIEEVNMIKDDGTVIHFNNPKVQASLSANTFAITGHAEAKPITEMLPGILSQLGADSLTSLRKLAEQFPRQVLDSKAPKPEDIDEEDDDVPDLVENFDEASKNEAN